A section of the Trachemys scripta elegans isolate TJP31775 chromosome 10, CAS_Tse_1.0, whole genome shotgun sequence genome encodes:
- the FAM220A gene encoding protein FAM220A isoform X3, with the protein MAAALSALAARLSQSAAARSYGVFCKGLTRSLLLFFDLAWKLRINFPYLYIVASMMLNVRLQVHIEIH; encoded by the exons ATGGCGGCGGCTCTGTCCGCCCTGGCTGCTAGGCTCTCGCAATCGGCCGCCGCCAGGTCCTACGGAGTCTTCTGCAAGGGGCTGACCAggtccctcctcctcttcttcgacTTGGCCTGGAAGCTCCGGATCAACTTCCCCTATCTCTACATCGTGGCCTCCATGATGCTCAACGTCAGGCTGCAG gTTCATATTGAGATCCATTGA